From Candidatus Poribacteria bacterium, one genomic window encodes:
- the ispD gene encoding 2-C-methyl-D-erythritol 4-phosphate cytidylyltransferase, protein MQIWIIRIAFTLFGAALGFIIGDATGGATGDITGGAIGFLATIILVGIEFSIPRPLLRDFFACFAGLTFGLIVAGLIIYIIRATTGAISLALTGGIVLSCAYAGTMIVYRRRDAFALFSLTTHGIQSKSPTIKVLDTSVIIDGRILDICQTGFIDGVFVIPRFVLNELQHIADSSDLLRRNKGRRGFEILRLMQNNPDIDVEVTEEDFPEVPEVDAKLIHLAQEIGAKIITNDFNLNKVAELQGVTVLNINELANSVRPVVVAGEVIQVRVLREGKEPNQGVGYLDDGTMVIVEYGRQYVGQTIDAIVTQTLLRVRRLMKWTLMNQRTCVLIPAAGRGNRMGRHRTKKPYLELLDKPILAHTIGVFDQSPVVDAIFVIVGEMDFDACRSAVIEPYDFQKIARLIPGGETRQDSVFNGLKALPEDTDFVVVHDGVRPFVTDDMIFTCLEAAADSGAAVAGVPVKDTIKITDRDGFVVDTPDRNQLWAVQTPQVFRKDLLIEAHRHAQRDQIQLTDDAALVEQLGFKVKCVMGSYDNLKITTPEDLIVAEALMNKG, encoded by the coding sequence GTGCAAATTTGGATTATCCGCATTGCTTTTACATTGTTTGGTGCAGCGTTGGGATTTATCATCGGTGATGCCACAGGAGGTGCTACCGGTGATATCACAGGAGGCGCTATCGGTTTTCTTGCTACTATCATTCTGGTAGGAATTGAATTCTCAATTCCGCGCCCGCTACTACGGGATTTTTTCGCCTGCTTCGCTGGACTGACATTCGGTTTGATTGTGGCCGGTCTTATCATTTATATTATTCGAGCAACAACCGGCGCAATTAGCCTAGCACTGACAGGGGGCATTGTGCTTTCATGCGCTTATGCAGGGACAATGATTGTCTATCGCAGGCGAGATGCGTTTGCGCTATTTTCCCTCACAACACACGGTATACAATCCAAGTCTCCAACAATTAAGGTCTTGGATACGAGTGTGATTATTGATGGACGGATTTTGGATATTTGCCAAACAGGATTTATTGATGGCGTGTTTGTAATTCCCCGATTTGTCTTAAATGAATTACAACACATCGCGGATTCTTCCGATCTACTTCGTCGCAACAAAGGACGACGTGGCTTCGAGATTTTACGTTTGATGCAAAACAATCCTGACATCGATGTTGAGGTAACAGAGGAAGATTTTCCCGAAGTTCCAGAAGTGGACGCCAAGTTAATCCATCTCGCTCAAGAGATTGGTGCGAAAATCATTACCAATGATTTTAACTTGAATAAGGTCGCTGAACTTCAGGGTGTGACTGTGCTCAACATCAACGAGCTTGCGAATTCCGTTCGTCCGGTCGTCGTTGCCGGTGAGGTTATTCAGGTACGTGTTCTTCGCGAAGGTAAAGAACCGAACCAAGGTGTTGGCTATCTTGATGACGGGACAATGGTCATTGTTGAGTATGGTAGGCAATATGTTGGACAGACAATCGATGCGATTGTCACCCAAACATTGTTACGCGTACGAAGACTGATGAAATGGACACTGATGAACCAGAGGACGTGCGTTCTTATTCCCGCAGCTGGCCGCGGAAACCGGATGGGTCGTCATCGTACTAAGAAGCCGTACTTAGAGCTTCTTGACAAGCCGATCCTTGCGCATACGATCGGCGTATTTGATCAGAGCCCTGTTGTCGACGCGATCTTTGTGATTGTGGGTGAAATGGATTTCGACGCCTGCCGATCTGCGGTAATCGAGCCGTACGACTTCCAAAAGATTGCTCGGCTTATCCCCGGTGGCGAAACACGGCAAGATTCTGTCTTTAACGGGTTGAAGGCGCTCCCGGAGGATACGGATTTCGTCGTCGTTCATGATGGGGTCCGCCCTTTTGTGACCGATGACATGATTTTTACCTGTCTCGAAGCGGCAGCAGATTCCGGAGCAGCAGTCGCCGGAGTCCCTGTCAAGGATACCATCAAAATCACGGATAGGGACGGATTTGTCGTCGATACACCGGATCGGAACCAACTTTGGGCGGTACAGACACCGCAGGTGTTTCGGAAGGATTTGTTGATCGAAGCCCACCGACATGCCCAGCGAGATCAGATCCAGTTGACCGATGACGCAGCGCTGGTTGAGCAACTGGGTTTCAAAGTGAAGTGTGTCATGGGAAGCTATGACAATCTGAAGATCACGACGCCGGAAGATCTGATTGTTGCTGAAGCGTTGATGAATAAAGGATAA
- a CDS encoding 2-C-methyl-D-erythritol 2,4-cyclodiphosphate synthase has product MRVGIGYDVHRLGVNRKLILGGVTIPYDLGLIGHSDADVLTHAICDALLGAAGLGDIGQHFPDTDAAYAGIDSLILLGKVKALISADYAIQNVDSTVIMQRPKLAPYIPSMRQRLAETLGIPSNRVNVKATTSEGLGFIGEGKAAAAEAVVCLSELR; this is encoded by the coding sequence ATGCGTGTAGGAATTGGTTACGATGTTCACCGATTAGGGGTAAATCGTAAATTAATACTCGGTGGGGTAACGATCCCATACGATTTAGGTTTGATTGGACACTCCGATGCAGATGTACTGACCCATGCCATCTGCGATGCACTGCTAGGGGCAGCAGGTCTGGGTGACATTGGTCAACATTTTCCTGATACGGATGCAGCGTATGCCGGAATTGATAGCCTAATCCTGCTGGGTAAGGTGAAGGCGTTAATTTCTGCAGATTACGCAATTCAGAACGTGGACAGCACGGTGATTATGCAACGCCCCAAACTGGCGCCTTATATCCCTTCCATGCGCCAACGCCTTGCCGAGACGCTAGGTATTCCAAGCAATCGGGTGAATGTCAAAGCGACAACATCGGAAGGACTTGGCTTCATTGGCGAAGGCAAGGCGGCTGCCGCTGAAGCTGTTGTTTGTCTCAGTGAATTAAGGTAG
- the radA gene encoding DNA repair protein RadA codes for MAKESRQFVCQECGHSSIRWLGRCPGCDNWNTFVEEIEEAASVHPRLAAQPASDPAPITRISASESDRQLTGIGEFDRVLGGGIVPGSVVLIGGDPGIGKSTILLQVSDALSRTYGGVLYVSGEESVAQTKLRANRLGITSDSLYVLCENNLEQIESQITQVDPRMVVIDSIQAVYLPGLQSAPGSVAQVRESAAQLLVIAKSKNIPIILVGHVTKEGSLAGPRVLEHMVDTVLYFEGEKQHIYRILRSVKNRFGSTNEIGIFEMLSRGLVEVKNPSEMFISERQENTSGSVVVSSIEGTRPLLLELQALVSPANFGFPRNTAAGVDRQRIALLIAVLQKRIGLDIGDSDVFVNITGGMRVEEPGIDLGAAIAITSSHRDIAIDSRTVVIGEVGLGGEVRAVAHIEKRLLEAAKLGFNRAVFPESNRKGLELKEDIDLVGVKDLYGALSALL; via the coding sequence ATGGCAAAAGAGAGTCGACAGTTTGTTTGTCAGGAATGTGGTCACTCCTCTATCAGATGGCTTGGGCGCTGTCCGGGGTGTGATAACTGGAACACTTTCGTAGAGGAGATAGAGGAAGCGGCATCTGTACATCCCCGACTCGCAGCGCAGCCTGCGAGCGATCCTGCGCCTATTACGCGGATTAGTGCGAGCGAATCAGACCGGCAACTCACGGGGATTGGTGAATTTGACCGAGTCCTTGGCGGTGGGATTGTGCCGGGGTCTGTGGTGTTGATCGGTGGCGATCCGGGAATTGGTAAATCGACAATACTGTTGCAAGTGAGCGATGCGTTGAGCCGCACTTATGGGGGAGTGCTGTATGTGTCGGGCGAGGAGTCAGTTGCCCAAACAAAGTTGCGGGCAAACCGGCTCGGCATCACCTCTGATTCGTTGTACGTTCTGTGCGAAAATAACCTGGAGCAGATAGAATCACAAATCACACAGGTCGATCCCCGTATGGTTGTTATTGATTCGATCCAAGCGGTCTACCTCCCCGGGTTACAATCTGCTCCGGGTAGCGTCGCACAGGTTCGTGAGAGCGCAGCACAATTATTGGTTATCGCTAAAAGTAAAAATATCCCAATCATCCTCGTTGGACACGTAACCAAAGAGGGTTCGCTGGCAGGTCCCCGTGTTTTAGAACACATGGTTGATACGGTCCTCTACTTTGAGGGTGAGAAGCAGCATATCTACCGTATTCTGCGTTCTGTGAAGAACCGATTTGGTTCGACCAACGAAATCGGGATCTTCGAGATGTTAAGTCGCGGTCTTGTCGAGGTCAAGAATCCATCAGAGATGTTTATCAGTGAGCGACAGGAGAATACCTCCGGATCGGTAGTGGTGTCGAGTATTGAAGGCACCCGCCCGCTCCTGCTAGAACTCCAAGCGTTGGTTTCTCCCGCAAACTTTGGTTTTCCCCGCAACACAGCAGCGGGGGTGGATCGCCAACGCATTGCACTGTTGATAGCGGTCCTACAGAAACGAATCGGGCTTGACATCGGTGATTCGGATGTATTTGTCAATATTACAGGCGGGATGCGCGTTGAAGAACCGGGTATTGACTTAGGTGCTGCCATTGCGATAACATCGAGTCACCGAGATATAGCAATTGATTCGCGAACTGTTGTTATTGGCGAAGTCGGTCTGGGTGGGGAAGTTCGTGCCGTTGCGCATATTGAGAAACGGCTACTGGAGGCTGCAAAGTTAGGTTTTAATCGTGCAGTTTTCCCCGAATCCAATCGTAAAGGCTTAGAGTTGAAGGAAGATATTGACTTGGTTGGTGTCAAAGATCTCTACGGTGCACTAAGTGCACTACTATAG
- the cysS gene encoding cysteine--tRNA ligase — protein MALKIYNSLTRQLEEFVPLYEGKVLMYSCGPTVYDYFHIGNARTFLISDIIRRYLEYKGYTVTMAQNLTDIDDKIINRANEQGIETSELAQKYVDAYFEDSSNLGIRAADVHPKATEHISEIVSLIQTLIDKQAAYEIDGDVYYRVNHFAEYGKLSHRKPEDLLAGARVEVDERKEDPRDFDLWKKSKAEEPWWDSPWGKGRPGWHIECSAMAMKHLGETIDIHTGGHDLIFPHHENEIAQSEVATEKPFVRYWMHVAFLQIDGRRMGKSESNFIFVHDALQKYAPEAIRHFLISAQYRHPLDYNPTSLSESSSAVRRLNNCLDALKPYRDVNGDASEALNDAEAALFQSINTMRQGFEWAMDDDFNTAGALGAIFKLAGEVNQFLASTEDSSSDGKSSVLGQAYKSLVEVCSVLGIYAEEEVPNDAHAALTEQLMDLILEVRQDARQRKDWETADKIRDQLEQLNVELQDSRAGTTWKIIKG, from the coding sequence ATGGCATTAAAGATTTACAATTCCCTCACAAGGCAGTTGGAAGAGTTTGTGCCGTTATATGAGGGAAAAGTTTTGATGTACAGTTGTGGGCCCACGGTCTACGATTATTTTCATATCGGTAACGCGCGCACGTTTCTAATTTCTGATATCATTCGTCGGTATCTCGAATATAAGGGTTACACCGTCACGATGGCTCAAAATCTGACGGATATTGACGATAAAATCATCAATCGTGCCAATGAGCAAGGGATTGAAACTTCTGAACTTGCTCAGAAATATGTGGATGCCTATTTTGAGGACTCAAGCAACCTAGGGATCCGTGCCGCTGATGTCCATCCCAAGGCGACTGAGCATATTTCGGAGATAGTTTCCCTGATTCAGACGTTAATTGACAAGCAGGCAGCTTACGAAATTGATGGAGACGTATATTACCGCGTCAACCACTTTGCGGAATATGGCAAACTCTCTCATCGTAAGCCGGAGGATCTGCTTGCCGGTGCTCGCGTTGAGGTTGATGAACGGAAGGAAGATCCACGGGATTTCGATCTTTGGAAAAAGTCGAAAGCAGAGGAACCGTGGTGGGATAGCCCTTGGGGGAAGGGCAGACCCGGGTGGCATATTGAGTGTTCTGCCATGGCGATGAAACATCTCGGCGAAACGATTGATATTCACACCGGTGGGCATGATCTCATATTCCCCCACCATGAAAACGAGATCGCCCAGAGCGAGGTGGCGACGGAAAAACCCTTTGTCCGATATTGGATGCACGTCGCATTCTTGCAGATTGATGGACGACGGATGGGCAAATCAGAAAGCAATTTCATCTTCGTCCACGATGCCTTGCAGAAATATGCTCCTGAAGCGATCCGCCATTTTCTAATTTCCGCACAGTATCGTCACCCGTTAGATTATAACCCAACTAGCTTGAGTGAATCGAGCAGTGCTGTTCGACGGTTGAATAACTGTCTTGATGCCCTCAAACCGTATCGAGATGTAAACGGCGACGCCTCTGAGGCGTTGAACGACGCTGAAGCCGCCTTATTCCAATCTATCAATACGATGCGTCAAGGCTTTGAGTGGGCAATGGACGACGATTTTAATACCGCCGGGGCGTTGGGGGCGATTTTTAAGCTCGCCGGCGAAGTAAATCAATTTCTCGCATCGACCGAAGACTCATCTTCGGATGGGAAAAGCAGCGTCCTAGGTCAAGCGTACAAAAGTTTGGTTGAGGTTTGTAGTGTGCTTGGCATATACGCGGAGGAGGAAGTCCCTAACGATGCCCATGCAGCCTTGACAGAGCAACTGATGGATCTTATTCTGGAGGTGCGTCAGGATGCGAGACAACGCAAGGATTGGGAAACAGCGGATAAAATCCGCGATCAGTTAGAGCAACTCAACGTTGAGCTGCAGGATAGTCGGGCGGGAACAACTTGGAAGATTATCAAAGGGTAG